The following coding sequences lie in one Anomaloglossus baeobatrachus isolate aAnoBae1 chromosome 7, aAnoBae1.hap1, whole genome shotgun sequence genomic window:
- the LOC142246703 gene encoding C3a anaphylatoxin chemotactic receptor-like → MAAEIFENLCYMVWDVYRSPELRALSPSTVQPSTIQYLSFVLSIITCIIGFAANLLVIFVTGFLMKKNKYKLWFLNLALADFTFLLFLPFTAVSVIRGRWPYGSSMCKFHNFLSFVNMYAGIYILTALNIDRALSVTKPIWHQRFRSQKCCCFICALIWVSSAICSTPAIIYSDVHAMDQCTLSNYDISHFAQIFSDAFEEHYEDDSEENELFKLVPREICKNFSDLFLYSNGSQLQTEWKEATITTMRLVLTLAVVGYVIPLCVIATSNIIIAFHVKGSMMAASSKLYRLVLVGIMSFFCTRTPYVLSFIAVSVSICTMNFTLSYKLSVVLPLFFCVAATNSFLNPVVYVLVVNQARTEIVNFFRKKKKRFSSTF, encoded by the coding sequence ATGGCAGCAGAAATATTTGAAAACTTATGTTATATGGTTTGGGATGTATACCGTTCTCCAGAGCTGAGGGCCTTATCTCCTAGCACAGTCCAACCATCCACCATCCAATACCTCAGCTTTGTGCTCTCCATAATCACTTGCATCATCGGATTTGCCGCCAACCTTCTCGTCATCTTCGTCACTGgattcttaatgaagaagaacaaGTATAAACTCTGGTTCCTGAACTTGGCTTTGGCGGATTTTACATTTCTTCTGTTTTTGCCCTTCACAGCTGTGTCTGTAATAAGAGGAAGATGGCCGTATGGGTCCAGTATGTGCAAATTCCACAACTTTCTCTCCTTTGTCAATATGTACGCCGGTATTTACATCCTCACCGCCTTAAATATTGATCGCGCGTTGTCAGTCACTAAACCAATATGGCACCAGAGGTTCCGTTCCCAAAAATGTTGCTGCTTTATCTGCGCACTCATCTGGGTATCTTCGGCCATATGCAGCACTCCAGCCATCATCTATAGTGACGTGCATGCAATGGACCAATGCACCCTGTCTAATTATGATATTTCTCATTTTGCACAAATATTTAGTGATGCTTTTGAAGAACATTATGAAGATGATTCTGAAGAAAATGAGTTATTCAAATTGGTTCCACGGGAAATATGCAAAAATTTTTCAGACTTATTTCTATATTCCAATGGAAGTCAATTACAAACAGAATGGAAAGAAGCGACTATTACAACAATGCGTCTCGTACTTACACTTGCCGTGGTCGGTTACGTCATCCCGCTCTGTGTGATCGCAACCTCCAATATCATCATCGCTTTCCACGTGAAGGGTTCCATGATGGCGGCATCTTCCAAACTGTATAGATTGGTGCTCGTTGGCATTATGAGCTTTTTCTGTACCAGGACTCCATATGTTTTATCCTTTATCGCAGTCTCGGTGTCTATTTGTACTATGAATTTTACTTTGTCATATAAACTATCTGTTGTTTTGCCGCTGTTTTTCTGTGTAGCGGCTACTAACAGTTTCCTAAATCCAGTGGTTTATGTTCTGGTAGTAAATCAAGCAAGGACTGAAATTGTTAATTTTTttagaaagaagaagaagaggttTTCCTCAACTTTTTAA